The following are encoded together in the Hoplias malabaricus isolate fHopMal1 chromosome 3, fHopMal1.hap1, whole genome shotgun sequence genome:
- the osgn1 gene encoding oxidative stress induced growth inhibitor 1: MDVGGKEVLSGDVLPVVIIGNGPSGICLSYLLSGYTPYFSPEGFHPNQILHQKLSKNPQLSLFEQDLEFLCEGLEGRSSNPVAVLFDSLLLPDGDFGAECVSPLEWRYKPERATPHLVLGKGPAGGAWHAMEGSMLTLSLANWMELPGLKLKDWMREKRRNVRNDRATPAEIASYYQHYVREMELEGNFVCGITVTSVRRVPLGSGRSVWKVQGLQRRTENGPADEIPFSVCAENVVLATGTHDIAARLGVEGEALPFVCHSFWELEAAISSGRLDRASEPILVVGAGLTAADAILAAHHLNTPVYHAFRRSVGDPELIFNQLPKLLYPEYHKVHQMMSQQQHQSGESPSDLVNQRFYALPNDRSPSPCSYPGYVSFPKHRVASFKPNGKCVLEAEDGSQTALQVSMALVLIGSHPNLSFLHKEGRPLALEPEEPISCRRNPLDVDPYSYESVKEAGLYAMGPLVGENFVRFLKGGALAIACNLAQKTRTDGKEGGVGPSLSCQLSNCRLDV, encoded by the exons ATGGACGTGGGGGGTAAAGAGGTGTTATCTGGAGACGTTCTGCCGGTGGTGATCATCG GTAATGGTCCATCAGGGATCTGTCTGTCGTATCTGCTGTCGGGCTACACTCCGTATTTCTCCCCTGAGGGATTTCATCCAAACCAGATCCTCCACCAGAAACTCTCCAAGAATCCTCAGCTCTCGCTGTTTgaacag gatctGGAGTTCCTGTGTGAGGGGCTGGAGGGGCGGTCCTCGAACCCCGTGGCCGTCCTCTTCGACTCTCTGCTGCTCCCTGATGGAGATTTTggtgctgagtgtgtgtctccgcTGGAGTGGAGATACAAGCCGGAGAGAGCCACTCCTCACCTGGTCCTGGGCAAGGGACCGGCCGGAGGGGCTTGGCAC GCTATGGAGGGGTCCATGTTGACGCTCAGCCTCGCCAACTGGATGGAGCTCCCAGGCCTTAAACTGAAGGACTGGATGAGGGAGAAACGCAG aaATGTGAGGAATGACCGTGCCACTCCAGCCGAGATTGCGTCCTACTACCAGCACTACGTCCGGGAGATGGAGCTAGAGGGGAATTTTGTCTGCGGCATCACGGTCACATCGGTGCGGCGAGTTCCCCTCGGATCCGGGCGCTCCGTGTGGAAGGTCCAGGGTCTTCAGAGACGGACGGAAAATGGACCCGCAGATGAGatccctttctctgtctgtgcTGAGAACGTGGTCCTGGCCACGGGAACGCACGACATCGCGGCCCGTCTGGGCGTCGAGGGAGAGGCGCTGCCCTTTGTCTGCCACAGCTTCTGGGAGCTGGAGGCAGCCATATCTTCCGGACGCTTGGACAGAGCTTCGGAGCCCATCCTCGTCGTAGGAGCGGGTCTCACGGCGGCGGACGCCATCCTGGCAGCTCACCACCTGAACACGCCCGTGTACCACGCCTTCAGACGCTCGGTGGGCGATCCGGAGCTCATCTTCAACCAGCTTCCCAAGCTTTTGTACCCGGAATATCACAAAGTGCATCAGATGATGAGTCAGCAGCAGCACCAGAGCGGAGAGTCTCCGTCGGACCTGGTTAACCAGCGCTTTTACGCTCTCCCCAACGACAGATCCCCCTCTCCCTGCTCCTATCCCGGATATGTCAGCTTCCCCAAGCACAGAGTCGCCTCCTTCAAACCCAACGGGAAGTGTGTGCTCGAAGCCGAAGACGGAAGTCAGACGGCCCTACAGGTCTCCATGGCCCTGGTCTTGATCGGTTCCCATCCGAATCTGTCCTTCCTACACAAGGAAGGGCGCCCCCTAGCGTTAGAGCCTGAAGAGCCCATCAGCTGCAGGAGGAACCCCCTGGACGTAGATCCGTACTCGTATGAGAGCGTGAAGGAGGCGGGGCTTTACGCCATGGGGCCGCTGGTCGGAGAGAACTTTGTACGCTTCCTTAAAGGAGGAGCTCTGGCCATTGCCTGTAATCTCGCCCAGAAAACGAGGACAGACGGGAAAGAGGGTGGAGTCGGACCCTCGCTTAGCTGCCAACTGTCCAACTGCAGACTGGACGtgtag